A region from the Halobacillus mangrovi genome encodes:
- a CDS encoding MaoC family dehydratase has product MLGKKRKLGKKIKDIRVGESFTTSSTIEDRDLLMYLGLTDDANPLYIQHDYASQTPYKRPIVPTVMVVGMVSSIVSMHLPGPGSHITHQELDYPKPVYHYAEVRFNVEVTDINADDHLLTLSVVGYDEEGDEVVKGYLTVQPPYEPASMNANSLENFY; this is encoded by the coding sequence ATGTTAGGGAAAAAACGCAAACTCGGAAAAAAGATCAAGGACATAAGAGTAGGTGAGTCATTTACAACTTCATCGACCATTGAGGATCGTGACTTGCTTATGTACCTGGGTCTTACAGATGATGCAAACCCTTTATATATTCAGCATGATTATGCTTCTCAAACCCCTTATAAACGTCCAATAGTTCCAACAGTGATGGTGGTTGGGATGGTTTCTTCCATCGTATCCATGCACCTGCCTGGACCAGGAAGTCATATTACGCATCAGGAGTTAGATTATCCGAAGCCTGTCTATCATTATGCCGAAGTACGGTTTAATGTAGAGGTCACAGATATTAATGCGGATGATCATCTGCTTACTCTAAGTGTTGTTGGTTATGATGAGGAAGGAGACGAAGTAGTCAAAGGCTACTTGACAGTTCAGCCTCCTTACGAACCAGCTTCAATGAACGCCAATTCCCTGGAAAACTTCTATTAA
- a CDS encoding response regulator transcription factor, which produces MEQKILIVDDEESIVTLLKYNIEQAGFETEVAYNGTDALDKASSTSFDLIVLDVMLPGMDGMDVCKQLRQMQVSTPILMLTAKDDEFDKVLGLELGADDYLTKPFSPREVVARIKAILRRMVREPVEVEEKHIQIADLSIYPDQYEATIKDEPLTFTPKEFELLLYLAQNIGRVMSRDQLLSAVWNYDFAGDTRIVDVHVSHLREKIEPDTKKPVYIKTIRGLGYKMEEPK; this is translated from the coding sequence ATGGAACAGAAAATTTTAATTGTTGATGATGAAGAATCAATCGTAACACTACTTAAATATAATATCGAACAAGCTGGATTTGAAACCGAAGTTGCTTATAATGGAACGGATGCATTGGATAAAGCATCTTCCACCTCCTTCGATCTCATTGTCCTTGACGTCATGCTTCCAGGTATGGACGGAATGGACGTTTGTAAGCAGCTAAGGCAAATGCAGGTGAGTACACCCATCTTGATGCTTACGGCAAAAGATGATGAGTTTGATAAAGTACTTGGCCTGGAGCTCGGTGCTGATGATTACTTAACAAAACCATTCAGCCCCAGGGAAGTCGTGGCTAGAATAAAAGCTATTTTACGCCGTATGGTTCGTGAACCTGTGGAGGTGGAGGAAAAACATATCCAAATCGCTGATTTGTCTATTTATCCGGATCAGTATGAAGCCACCATCAAAGATGAGCCGCTTACGTTCACTCCTAAAGAGTTTGAGCTTTTGCTTTATCTGGCTCAGAATATAGGACGAGTGATGTCTAGAGACCAGCTTTTAAGTGCGGTCTGGAACTATGATTTTGCAGGTGACACAAGAATTGTAGATGTACACGTCAGTCATCTAAGAGAAAAAATAGAGCCTGATACGAAGAAACCAGTTTATATTAAAACAATTCGTGGTCTTGGCTATAAAATGGAGGAGCCGAAATAA
- the mdh gene encoding malate dehydrogenase codes for MAIRRSKISVIGAGFTGATTALMAAQKELGDVVLVDIPDMEDPTKGKALDMLEASPVQGYDAHVKGTSNYEDTKDSDLVIITAGIARKPGMSRDDLVNTNSKIMKSVTKEIVKYSPDCYIIVLTNPVDAMTYSVFQEAGLPKNRVIGQSGVLDTARFRTFVAEELNVSIKDVTGFVLGGHGDDMVPLTRYSFAGGIPLEKLISKDRLDAIVERTRKGGGEIVGLLGNGSAYYAPAASLVQMAEAILKDQRRILPAIAYLEGEYGYDGIYLGVPTILGGNGIEEIIELELTEEERKQLDKSADSVKNVLAVLQ; via the coding sequence ATGGCAATTCGCAGAAGTAAAATTTCAGTAATCGGTGCAGGCTTTACTGGAGCTACAACAGCTCTTATGGCTGCACAGAAAGAGCTTGGTGACGTCGTGCTTGTTGATATTCCAGACATGGAAGATCCAACAAAAGGTAAGGCTTTAGACATGTTGGAAGCTAGCCCTGTGCAAGGCTATGATGCTCATGTAAAAGGGACTTCTAATTATGAAGATACTAAAGACTCCGATCTTGTGATCATTACAGCGGGTATCGCACGTAAGCCGGGAATGAGCCGGGATGATCTTGTAAACACCAACTCTAAAATCATGAAAAGTGTGACGAAGGAAATCGTCAAGTATTCTCCAGATTGCTATATTATCGTTTTGACAAACCCAGTCGACGCCATGACGTACAGTGTTTTCCAGGAAGCAGGCCTTCCGAAGAATCGTGTCATCGGTCAATCTGGTGTCCTGGATACAGCACGCTTCCGTACGTTTGTAGCTGAAGAGCTGAATGTATCTATCAAGGATGTTACTGGCTTTGTTCTGGGTGGTCACGGTGATGACATGGTCCCACTGACTCGTTATTCTTTCGCCGGTGGAATTCCACTGGAAAAACTGATTTCCAAAGACCGTCTTGATGCAATTGTAGAACGCACTCGCAAAGGCGGAGGCGAAATCGTAGGCCTACTGGGGAACGGAAGTGCATACTATGCGCCTGCTGCTTCTCTAGTTCAAATGGCTGAGGCGATTTTAAAAGATCAGCGTCGGATTCTACCAGCGATTGCTTACCTTGAAGGTGAGTACGGCTATGATGGCATTTACCTTGGTGTACCAACTATTCTTGGTGGTAACGGTATTGAGGAAATCATCGAGCTTGAACTGACTGAAGAGGAAAGAAAACAGCTTGATAAATCAGCTGATTCTGTTAAAAATGTTCTAGCTGTATTACAATAA
- the pnpS gene encoding two-component system histidine kinase PnpS: MSSNTRPLFTYTILVVIVMVGLGILLAQLTRSYFINIFEERVEVESQYFATYLERYTASEDVNEDELYKFSEQLNTGMVFISDDGEVLIDTVEAIQIISESEKQAVLSKVKAGNSEIREGKLIDNTFYFPMEIQVEDSEGTLILISPVKSLTNITKNIWLLIGFVLLLGLIVIFFIGYNVFSKYIRPIRAAANVANELAKGNYKARTYEGHFGEAGQLSQSINILARNLQEMTSTKGMQENQLEAVINNMGNGLVLIDEKGYILLVNRAFLDTFGGEKIDYISYLYHDAIPQTAVHETVQKIYMFEETISETFVLPVNIARKHLEVTGAPILSEDQKWKGTVLVFHDITELKQLEQMRKDFVANVSHELKTPITSIRGFSETLLDGAMKDEAMLEQFLHIILKESGRLQSLIQDLLELSKLEREDFYLNIEQVEIQRLLHDLLPIVQQHADKKGVNLRTKIDGETIIQGDSSRLKQVFMNLLTNAINYTWSEGDVTLNFKEKDEDIVISIADNGVGIPEEEISRIFERFYRVDKARSRNSGGTGLGLAIVKHIVEAHHGKVDVESVVNEGTTFHVSIPKKFTKT; the protein is encoded by the coding sequence ATGTCCTCTAATACAAGACCTCTATTTACCTACACGATTCTTGTGGTCATCGTGATGGTGGGTCTTGGCATATTATTAGCCCAGCTGACCAGGAGTTACTTCATCAATATATTTGAAGAACGTGTGGAAGTAGAGAGCCAGTATTTTGCTACTTATTTAGAGAGGTACACAGCAAGTGAAGATGTAAATGAGGATGAACTTTATAAGTTCAGTGAACAGCTGAATACGGGGATGGTTTTTATTTCGGATGATGGTGAAGTACTTATCGATACGGTAGAAGCTATCCAAATCATATCTGAAAGTGAAAAGCAGGCGGTGCTCTCAAAAGTGAAAGCAGGAAATAGTGAGATTAGAGAAGGCAAGCTGATAGATAACACCTTCTATTTTCCAATGGAAATTCAAGTGGAGGATTCAGAAGGAACACTTATTCTCATTTCCCCAGTTAAATCTTTGACTAATATTACAAAAAATATTTGGCTTTTGATTGGATTTGTGCTTTTACTTGGATTAATCGTCATTTTCTTTATCGGTTATAACGTTTTTTCAAAATATATACGACCAATTAGGGCTGCAGCAAACGTAGCAAACGAACTGGCTAAAGGTAATTATAAGGCGAGGACGTATGAAGGTCACTTTGGTGAAGCAGGGCAGTTAAGCCAATCCATCAACATATTAGCTAGAAATCTTCAAGAAATGACGAGTACAAAAGGAATGCAGGAAAACCAACTGGAAGCGGTAATTAACAACATGGGAAATGGCCTGGTCCTAATTGATGAAAAAGGCTATATCCTGTTGGTTAATCGTGCTTTTCTCGACACCTTTGGCGGAGAAAAAATTGATTACATCAGTTATTTGTACCACGATGCGATCCCTCAAACGGCCGTGCATGAGACGGTACAGAAAATTTATATGTTTGAAGAGACGATTAGTGAAACTTTTGTGCTTCCGGTAAATATTGCTCGCAAACACTTAGAAGTGACTGGGGCTCCAATTTTAAGTGAAGATCAGAAGTGGAAAGGAACAGTTCTTGTTTTTCATGATATTACCGAACTGAAGCAACTGGAGCAGATGCGTAAGGATTTCGTTGCTAATGTTTCTCACGAGTTGAAAACCCCGATTACGTCGATTCGTGGTTTTTCTGAGACTCTTCTTGACGGTGCGATGAAAGATGAAGCAATGCTTGAGCAGTTTCTGCACATTATCTTGAAGGAAAGTGGCAGACTTCAATCATTGATACAGGACCTGCTCGAACTCTCTAAATTGGAACGGGAAGATTTTTACTTGAATATTGAGCAAGTAGAAATTCAACGTCTTCTTCATGATTTGCTTCCGATTGTTCAACAGCATGCGGATAAAAAAGGAGTCAATCTTCGTACGAAGATCGATGGAGAGACGATTATTCAGGGCGACTCCAGTCGTCTTAAGCAAGTGTTCATGAATTTATTAACGAATGCAATTAATTACACGTGGTCGGAGGGAGATGTGACCCTCAATTTTAAAGAAAAGGATGAAGACATCGTAATATCTATTGCAGATAATGGTGTGGGTATTCCGGAAGAAGAGATCTCCCGGATTTTTGAACGTTTCTATCGGGTAGATAAAGCGCGAAGCAGAAATTCAGGAGGAACAGGGCTAGGCCTTGCCATTGTTAAACACATTGTGGAAGCTCATCATGGGAAGGTTGATGTGGAGAGTGTTGTCAACGAAGGAACAACATTCCACGTCAGTATTCCAAAGAAGTTTACAAAAACTTAA
- the pyk gene encoding pyruvate kinase yields MFRKTKIVSTIGPASESVEKLTELIEAGMNVARLNFSHGDFEEHGARIKNIRQAASTTGKTVAILLDTKGPEIRTGTLKDGEVYLEKGSTAYVTMEDIEGDAERFSVTYPGLINDVHPGSKILLDDGLVELQVEEILKDKNEIKTTVLNNGPLKNKKGVNVPNVSVNLPGITEKDAADIEFGIEQGIDFIAASFVRRASDVLEIKELLEKHDALDIQIIPKIENQEGVDNIDEILEVSDGLMVARGDLGVEIPAEDVPLVQKQLIRKCNKAGKPVITATQMLDSMQRNPRPTRAEASDVANAIFDGTDAIMLSGETAAGDYPVEAVQTMHNIASKTETGLNYKAILEDRSKHSDMTITDAISQSVTHTAINLDANAVVTPTESGHTARMISKYRPRAPIVAITSSEKVNRKLSLVWGVYAVMGPRAYSTDDMLDVAVERSLASGLASRGDRIIITGGVPVGESGTTNLMKVHVIGDVLVKGQGVGQKSAYGRAVVAKDAKDALARVEDGDILVTHGTDRDMMEAIERAAGIVTIEAGLTSHAAVVGLSLGIPVVVGVQDAMNIIKDGADITIDSSRGDIYEGHASVL; encoded by the coding sequence ATGTTCAGAAAAACAAAAATTGTAAGCACGATTGGACCTGCATCGGAGTCCGTAGAAAAACTTACTGAGCTTATTGAAGCGGGTATGAATGTAGCTCGACTGAATTTTTCTCATGGAGATTTTGAAGAACACGGTGCACGTATTAAAAACATCCGACAGGCTGCATCTACTACAGGAAAAACGGTAGCGATTCTTCTTGATACAAAAGGACCTGAAATCCGTACAGGTACGTTAAAAGATGGTGAAGTTTATCTTGAAAAGGGGTCTACAGCCTACGTAACCATGGAAGATATTGAAGGAGATGCAGAGCGCTTTTCCGTTACTTATCCAGGCTTGATCAATGATGTACATCCTGGCTCTAAAATTCTTCTGGATGATGGATTAGTAGAACTTCAGGTGGAAGAAATTCTTAAAGATAAAAACGAAATCAAAACAACCGTATTAAACAACGGACCTTTGAAAAATAAAAAAGGCGTGAATGTACCAAACGTGAGCGTCAACCTTCCTGGTATCACTGAAAAAGATGCAGCTGATATTGAATTCGGAATTGAACAAGGGATTGACTTCATTGCGGCTTCCTTCGTGCGTCGTGCTTCCGATGTGCTCGAAATTAAAGAATTGCTTGAAAAGCATGATGCGTTGGATATTCAGATCATTCCTAAGATCGAAAACCAAGAAGGTGTCGATAACATTGACGAGATCCTTGAAGTAAGTGACGGGTTGATGGTAGCACGTGGTGACCTTGGTGTGGAAATTCCTGCCGAGGATGTACCTCTTGTTCAAAAACAACTTATCCGTAAATGCAACAAAGCGGGTAAGCCGGTTATTACAGCTACCCAGATGCTTGATTCCATGCAACGTAATCCTCGCCCAACTCGTGCAGAGGCTTCTGATGTTGCGAACGCTATTTTCGATGGCACAGATGCAATCATGCTTTCTGGTGAAACTGCAGCAGGAGATTATCCTGTAGAAGCTGTACAGACGATGCATAACATTGCAAGCAAGACAGAAACAGGCTTAAATTACAAAGCCATTCTTGAAGATCGTTCTAAGCATAGTGATATGACGATTACGGATGCAATCAGCCAGTCTGTGACCCACACAGCGATTAACTTGGACGCCAATGCGGTTGTAACCCCTACAGAAAGCGGTCATACGGCACGCATGATTTCTAAATATCGTCCAAGAGCTCCGATTGTAGCGATCACTTCGAGTGAGAAAGTAAATCGTAAACTGTCCCTTGTTTGGGGAGTCTATGCAGTAATGGGGCCACGTGCTTATTCTACTGATGACATGTTGGATGTAGCTGTGGAAAGAAGTCTTGCCTCTGGATTAGCTTCACGTGGGGACCGTATTATTATCACAGGTGGAGTACCTGTAGGTGAAAGCGGCACGACAAACTTAATGAAAGTTCATGTAATCGGTGATGTTCTAGTAAAAGGACAAGGCGTTGGCCAGAAGAGTGCGTATGGGCGTGCAGTTGTCGCTAAAGATGCCAAGGATGCCCTTGCTCGCGTTGAGGATGGAGATATTTTAGTCACTCATGGTACAGACCGTGATATGATGGAAGCAATAGAGAGAGCTGCTGGTATTGTAACCATCGAAGCAGGCTTGACTTCCCACGCTGCAGTCGTTGGTTTAAGTCTTGGTATTCCTGTAGTTGTAGGAGTTCAAGATGCAATGAACATTATTAAAGACGGTGCAGACATCACAATCGATAGTTCTCGAGGAGATATTTACGAGGGCCATGCGAGTGTTCTATAA
- the citZ gene encoding citrate synthase: MSSTKGLEGITATESSISSIIDDKLTYVGYDIDDLANNSSFEEVVYLLWNQKLPTSDELNQFKKELISNMDIPKEVIDHLKSYDLSTVHPMAALRTAVSMLGLHDPESDVMEEDANKRKAIRLQAKIPTVVTAFARIRNGEEPVSPKEDLSFAANFLYMLNGKDPEGVEEKAFNKALVLHADHELNASTFTARVCVATLSDIYSGVTAAIGALKGPLHGGANERVMKMLTEIGSVDNAIPAIEKKLENKEKIMGMGHRVYRKGDPRAKHLKEMSRQLTELTGHSKYYEMSIKIEDYIKENKGLPANVDFYSASVYHSLGIDHDIFTPIFAVSRVSGWLAHILEQYADNRLIRPRAEYVGPKGQTYTPIEER, translated from the coding sequence ATGTCATCAACTAAAGGTCTTGAAGGAATTACCGCAACTGAATCATCGATCAGCTCAATTATTGACGATAAATTGACGTATGTTGGATACGATATCGATGATTTAGCAAATAACTCAAGCTTTGAAGAAGTTGTCTACCTTCTTTGGAACCAAAAGCTTCCAACTTCAGATGAACTGAACCAATTCAAAAAAGAGTTAATCTCCAATATGGACATCCCTAAAGAAGTGATTGATCATTTGAAATCATATGATCTATCCACTGTCCACCCAATGGCAGCTCTAAGAACAGCTGTTTCTATGTTAGGTCTCCATGATCCAGAATCCGACGTAATGGAAGAAGATGCGAACAAGCGTAAAGCGATCCGTTTGCAAGCGAAGATTCCTACGGTTGTGACAGCATTCGCACGAATTCGCAATGGAGAAGAACCTGTTTCTCCTAAAGAGGATTTGAGCTTTGCTGCGAACTTCCTATATATGCTGAATGGTAAAGATCCAGAAGGCGTAGAGGAAAAAGCATTTAATAAAGCACTTGTACTACATGCCGACCATGAACTGAATGCTTCAACATTCACAGCACGTGTATGTGTAGCGACTCTATCTGACATCTATTCTGGTGTAACAGCTGCTATCGGTGCATTAAAGGGGCCACTTCACGGCGGAGCGAATGAGCGTGTCATGAAAATGCTTACAGAGATCGGTTCTGTCGACAATGCTATTCCGGCGATTGAGAAAAAACTGGAAAATAAAGAAAAAATCATGGGTATGGGTCACCGCGTCTACCGTAAAGGTGATCCGCGAGCAAAACATTTGAAAGAAATGTCTCGTCAGCTCACTGAATTAACAGGTCATTCTAAATACTACGAAATGTCTATTAAGATCGAAGATTATATCAAAGAGAATAAAGGTCTTCCGGCTAACGTGGACTTCTATTCTGCTTCGGTTTACCATAGCCTTGGAATCGATCACGATATTTTCACACCAATTTTTGCGGTAAGCCGTGTATCCGGCTGGCTGGCACACATTCTTGAACAATATGCGGACAACCGTTTGATCCGTCCTCGTGCTGAATATGTAGGACCTAAAGGACAGACCTATACTCCAATCGAAGAACGCTAA
- a CDS encoding FxsA family protein, translating into MFRWLLLFILIVPALEIGLLIWAGNWLGPWWVILLIIFTGVLGAWLAKQQGLETIRNVQNSMSMGQVPQDALLDGACILVGGAVLLTPGFITDAIGFLLLIPATRSPLKRLIRKAITKMMNNGSVTIYRR; encoded by the coding sequence ATGTTTCGCTGGTTATTATTATTTATCTTGATCGTACCTGCATTAGAAATCGGGTTACTCATATGGGCAGGAAACTGGCTGGGACCATGGTGGGTAATTTTACTGATCATATTTACAGGTGTGCTTGGTGCCTGGCTTGCTAAGCAGCAAGGGTTGGAAACGATTAGGAACGTTCAGAATTCGATGTCCATGGGTCAAGTTCCACAGGATGCTCTTTTAGATGGGGCATGTATTTTAGTAGGCGGAGCAGTGCTGTTGACTCCTGGGTTTATTACAGATGCAATAGGGTTCCTACTCCTCATTCCAGCTACGCGCTCTCCATTGAAGCGTTTGATAAGAAAAGCCATTACTAAAATGATGAATAATGGTTCCGTAACGATATATAGAAGATGA
- the icd gene encoding NADP-dependent isocitrate dehydrogenase, whose amino-acid sequence MTQAQKITVEQNGELNTPDRPIIPFIEGDGIGPDIWAAASRVIEAAVDKAYNGEKSIEWKEVLAGQKAYDQTGEWLPAETLDTIRDYKIAIKGPLTTPIGGGIRSLNVALRQELDLFTCLRPVRYFEGVPSPVKRPEDTDMAIFRENTEDIYAGIEWQKGTPEVKKVIDFLQNEMGVHNIRFPETSGIGIKPVSEEGTKRLVRAAIDYALNEGRKNVTLVHKGNIMKFTEGSFKAWGYEVAEEEYADKVFTWAEYDRIVEKEGKEAANKAQDAAEAEGKLIVKDAIADIFLQQILTRPREFDVVATMNLNGDYISDALAAQVGGIGIAPGANINFETGHAIFEATHGTAPKYAGMDKVNPSSVILSGVLMLEHLGWREAADLISKSMDKTIGSKTVTYDFARMMEGATEVKCSEFGDALINNMG is encoded by the coding sequence TTGACACAAGCACAGAAAATCACAGTAGAACAAAACGGAGAACTGAATACACCTGATCGCCCAATTATTCCTTTCATTGAGGGGGACGGAATTGGACCAGATATTTGGGCAGCAGCCAGCCGTGTAATCGAAGCAGCTGTCGATAAAGCCTACAATGGTGAAAAGTCCATCGAATGGAAAGAAGTGTTAGCTGGTCAAAAAGCTTACGACCAAACTGGTGAATGGCTTCCGGCAGAAACGCTTGATACGATTCGCGATTATAAAATTGCGATTAAAGGTCCTTTAACGACTCCAATTGGTGGAGGAATTCGTTCCCTGAACGTTGCCCTTCGTCAGGAACTTGACTTATTCACTTGTCTTCGTCCGGTTCGTTATTTCGAGGGTGTACCTTCCCCTGTAAAACGACCTGAAGATACAGATATGGCTATCTTCCGCGAGAATACTGAAGATATCTACGCCGGTATCGAATGGCAAAAAGGCACGCCTGAAGTGAAAAAAGTCATCGATTTCTTGCAAAACGAAATGGGTGTACATAACATCCGCTTCCCTGAAACTTCTGGAATCGGTATTAAACCTGTGTCTGAAGAAGGAACGAAACGTCTTGTACGAGCTGCTATTGACTACGCGCTGAACGAAGGACGTAAAAACGTTACACTTGTGCACAAAGGAAATATCATGAAATTTACTGAAGGATCCTTTAAAGCATGGGGATATGAAGTGGCTGAAGAAGAATATGCTGATAAAGTATTCACATGGGCAGAATACGACCGTATCGTAGAAAAAGAAGGAAAAGAAGCGGCGAACAAAGCGCAGGACGCTGCTGAAGCAGAAGGTAAGCTGATTGTAAAAGATGCGATTGCCGATATCTTCCTGCAACAGATCTTGACTCGTCCGAGAGAGTTCGACGTAGTGGCAACAATGAACTTGAATGGTGACTATATCTCTGACGCTCTCGCAGCTCAAGTTGGCGGAATTGGTATTGCACCTGGAGCTAATATCAACTTCGAAACTGGACATGCTATTTTCGAAGCAACTCATGGAACAGCACCAAAATACGCTGGAATGGACAAAGTAAATCCATCCTCTGTTATTCTTTCTGGTGTTCTCATGCTTGAACACTTAGGCTGGAGAGAAGCAGCTGACTTAATTTCCAAATCCATGGATAAAACGATTGGAAGCAAAACAGTAACTTATGACTTCGCTCGTATGATGGAAGGCGCGACTGAAGTGAAATGTTCTGAATTTGGTGATGCTTTAATTAACAACATGGGATAA
- the hflK gene encoding FtsH protease activity modulator HflK: MSLRQIYKWGGLAIAAIVLIFVLITTWYTVDESEQAVVLTFGKAEDGVTEPGLHFKMPWPIQEVEKMSKETFSLDFGFNDGEDEADKVTMITGDDKIVQADLVVQWKITDPRGYLFASEEPEQVLFNATSSSLRGVIGSSEIDEALTSGKAEIENEVREMLVSLIDSYEVGVSIIDVKLQEVDLPNQEVRKAFTKVTDAREQKQSKVNEADKYANQKREEALGEKDAIIQRAEGDKVERIQDANGAVSRFNALLSEYENNQDVTRERLVMETLEEVLPQANVYIMNDDGNTMKYLPLNQGNVQNVTPPVSEDSEESEKSE, encoded by the coding sequence ATGAGCTTAAGACAAATTTACAAGTGGGGCGGCCTGGCTATAGCAGCTATTGTATTAATATTCGTTTTAATAACGACTTGGTACACAGTTGATGAGTCTGAGCAAGCTGTTGTTTTAACCTTTGGTAAAGCTGAAGACGGAGTTACTGAGCCGGGTCTGCACTTCAAAATGCCCTGGCCGATTCAGGAAGTAGAGAAGATGTCTAAAGAAACATTCAGTCTGGATTTTGGATTTAATGATGGAGAGGACGAAGCAGATAAAGTAACGATGATCACTGGTGATGATAAAATCGTTCAAGCTGATCTCGTCGTCCAATGGAAAATTACAGATCCTAGAGGATATTTATTTGCCTCAGAGGAGCCAGAACAAGTCCTCTTTAATGCAACCTCCTCATCTTTGAGAGGCGTAATCGGCAGCAGTGAAATTGATGAAGCTCTGACTTCAGGAAAAGCAGAAATTGAGAACGAAGTTAGAGAGATGCTTGTTTCTCTTATCGACAGTTACGAAGTAGGGGTTTCAATTATCGATGTAAAATTGCAGGAAGTAGATCTTCCGAATCAAGAAGTACGGAAAGCATTTACTAAAGTGACAGACGCTAGAGAGCAGAAGCAAAGTAAAGTCAATGAGGCTGATAAGTACGCCAATCAGAAACGAGAAGAAGCGCTAGGGGAAAAAGATGCGATCATCCAACGCGCAGAAGGAGATAAAGTAGAAAGAATACAGGACGCAAATGGAGCGGTCTCTCGATTCAATGCGCTGTTAAGTGAGTACGAAAATAATCAGGATGTCACACGGGAGCGTCTAGTCATGGAAACACTAGAAGAGGTCCTCCCACAAGCTAATGTCTATATCATGAATGATGATGGCAATACGATGAAATACTTGCCTTTGAACCAAGGCAATGTCCAGAATGTAACCCCTCCAGTCAGTGAGGACAGCGAGGAGAGTGAAAAGAGTGAGTGA
- the ytvI gene encoding sporulation integral membrane protein YtvI — protein MDYLHVHQFLRFGFVCLSFVFIVFIVFTSIPYLYPFYMAFLLAWLIQPFIKLLEKRFRLPRVIAVLFIMLLLSLLSLSLITLLIAEFVRGLAHLSHGLPGHAENLIAYTMDKVTEIFTPLIAKLESVVGKLNQKQQHSLFDYLEAVKIKASNTGAELLNNVFTGLTSLLASLPGSLATILFGVLATFFIAKDWDKIMNGITKLVPDKIFSKAKQVPEAIKQTIGGVVRAQLIMVAISTAIIGIGLSIIHVPYAVTITLFAALVDFVPYIGTGVIFLPWVIYQFLSGEIEMAIALISIYVIVLITRQVLEPKLLSVQFGVPPILLLISLFAGFQLFGVYGIIISPFLLVLIKTMYESGILSMIWFFIKGTN, from the coding sequence ATGGATTACCTTCACGTTCATCAATTTTTACGCTTTGGTTTTGTTTGTCTTTCTTTTGTTTTTATTGTTTTCATTGTTTTTACATCCATACCTTATCTCTATCCATTCTATATGGCATTTCTTTTAGCATGGTTGATACAACCTTTTATTAAACTTTTAGAAAAAAGGTTTCGACTTCCACGTGTAATTGCCGTTTTATTTATTATGCTTCTCCTTAGCCTGTTAAGTCTATCTCTTATTACACTTCTAATTGCTGAGTTTGTGAGGGGACTTGCCCACTTGTCTCATGGTCTGCCTGGACATGCAGAGAATTTGATCGCTTACACGATGGACAAAGTTACTGAGATCTTCACTCCTCTCATCGCTAAATTAGAGAGCGTGGTTGGAAAATTGAACCAGAAGCAACAGCATTCGCTTTTTGATTACCTTGAAGCAGTAAAAATCAAAGCGAGTAATACAGGAGCAGAGTTATTAAATAATGTTTTTACAGGCTTGACTTCACTTCTTGCAAGTCTGCCTGGCTCCCTGGCAACAATCTTGTTCGGTGTCCTCGCTACTTTTTTTATCGCTAAGGATTGGGACAAGATTATGAATGGCATTACAAAGCTTGTACCTGACAAAATTTTTAGTAAAGCAAAGCAAGTTCCAGAAGCAATTAAGCAGACGATTGGCGGGGTAGTCAGAGCCCAGCTGATCATGGTTGCTATATCAACGGCCATCATAGGTATTGGATTAAGCATTATTCACGTTCCCTATGCCGTCACCATTACCCTATTTGCAGCATTAGTGGATTTCGTTCCATATATCGGAACAGGAGTAATCTTCCTTCCCTGGGTCATCTATCAGTTTCTAAGCGGCGAAATTGAAATGGCCATAGCACTCATTTCTATCTATGTAATTGTTCTTATTACTCGTCAAGTGTTAGAACCAAAGTTATTATCTGTACAATTCGGAGTGCCTCCGATTCTACTGCTAATCAGTTTGTTTGCGGGTTTTCAATTGTTTGGAGTGTATGGAATAATCATTAGTCCGTTTCTTCTTGTCCTAATCAAAACCATGTATGAGAGTGGCATTTTATCAATGATTTGGTTTTTCATAAAAGGCACAAATTAA